The Anolis carolinensis isolate JA03-04 chromosome 1, rAnoCar3.1.pri, whole genome shotgun sequence genome window below encodes:
- the inafm2 gene encoding putative transmembrane protein INAFM2 has translation MKSKEKEKEKEPASGGSAERGKPATYTGDKKARMAAKTNKKWVRLATVLAYVLSVSLAAIVLAVYYSLIWQPVRGGGAPHGQHRPPGAGGHLGSPATQPHATGQPATPPPGEGLAATAVARDPGSTLAP, from the coding sequence ATGAAGagcaaggagaaggagaaggagaaggagccgGCCTCGGGCGGCAGCGCGGAGAGGGGCAAGCCGGCCACCTACACGGGGGACAAGAAGGCGCGCATGGCGGCCAAGACCAACAAGAAGTGGGTGCGCCTGGCCACCGTCCTGGCCTACGTCCTCTCCGTCTCGCTGGCCGCCATCGTCCTGGCCGTCTACTACAGCCTCATCTGGCAGCCCGTGCGCGGAGGCGGGGCGCCCCACGGACAGCACAGGCCCCCCGGAGCGGGAGGGCACCTCGGCAGCCCCGCCACGCAGCCCCACGCCACCGGGCAGCCCGCCACGCCGCCGCCAGGGGAAGGCCTCGCCGCCACCGCCGTCGCCCGGGACCCCGGCAGCACTTTGGCGCCCTAG